A genome region from Hevea brasiliensis isolate MT/VB/25A 57/8 chromosome 9, ASM3005281v1, whole genome shotgun sequence includes the following:
- the LOC110670469 gene encoding phosphatidylinositol 4-kinase gamma 4 gives MSSAGVAVSPIHNGSVLHSDYVNAQLLPCSDEFILIYLSVGGSMIPMRVLESDSIESVKLRIQSCKGFVVKNQKLVCAGRELSRSNSLIRDYGVTDGNVLHLVLRLSDLQVIKVKTISGKEYTFIVERGRHVGYVKQQVAKKEREFDDLDQQEVVCDGEPLDDQRLIDDICKYNNDTVVHFLVRKSAKVRTRPVEKNLELSIVAPQLNDEENVRRQYVVGEGNDGRSYEVTVPRKPSDRDLLLEPIVVNPKIELPSVIWNMVNATFDGLEGGNSPIRSMEGTGGAYFMQDSSGQKFVSVFKPIDEEPMAVNNPRGLPLSADEEGLKKGTRVGEGAFREVAAYILDHPERGRRSLFGDEKGFAGVPPTVMIKCFHKGFNHPEDVAVKIGSLQMFVDNNGSCEDMGHGAFPVKEVHKIAVLDIRMANADRHAGNILLSKDAEDGQTVLIPIDHGYCLPESFEDCTFDWLYWPQARHPFDSSTVDYIKSLDAEEDIALLKFHGWDMPVECAYTLRISTMLLKKGVEMGLTPFAIGRIMCRETLKKVSVIEEIVHEAQDSVLPGTGEVAFLETVSHIMDRRLDEIARSLS, from the exons ATGTCGTCTGCTGGTGTTGCTGTCAGTCCAATTCACAATGGTTCTGTACTTCATTCTGATTATGTCAATGCCCAACTACTCCCCTGCTCTGATGAGTTCATCTTGATATATCTCTCTGTTGGGGGGTCTATGATTCCAATGCGTGTTTTAGAGTCTGATTCAATTGAATCTGTGAAACTACGGATTCAGTCCTGTAAAGGGTTTGTTGTGAAGAACCAAAAACTGGTCTGTGCGGGCCGAGAACTATCAAGGAGCAATTCCCTTATCCGTGACTATGGTGTCACTGATGGGAATGTTCTGCATTTGGTTCTCAGGCTTTCCGATCTTCAGGTTATAAAGGTTAAAACtattagtggaaaagaatatacCTTTATTGTGGAGCGAGGGAGACATGTTGGGTATGTGAAACAACAGGTTGCAAAGAAGGAGAGGGAGTTTGATGACCTTGATCAGCAAGAGGTTGTTTGTGATGGTGAACCGCTTGACGATCAAAGGCTTATTGATGACATCTGTAAATATAATAATGATACTGTGGTTCATTTTTTGGTGAGGAAATCTGCAAAGGTTCGGACGAGGCCTGTGGAGAAGAATTTAGAATTGTCTATTGTGGCACCACAGTTGAATGATGAAGAGAATGTCAGAAGACAATATGTTGTTGGTGAAGGGAATGATGGGAGAAGTTATGAAGTTACTGTACCAAGAAAGCCTTCTGATAGAGATTTACTATTGGAACCTATTGTTGTTAATCCCAAAATTGAATTGCCCTCTGTGATTTGGAATATGGTAAATGCTACCTTTGATGGATTGGAGGGTGGAAATAGTCCAATCAGATCTATGGAGGGTACTGGCGGTGCTTATTTCATGCAGGATTCTTCTGGACAGAAGTTTGTTTCTGTTTTCAAACCGATTGATGAGGAACCAATGGCTGTGAACAACCCTCGTGGGCTGCCATTGTCTGCTGACGAGGAAGGGTTAAAGAAAGGTACAAGAGTTGGAGAAGGAGCTTTTAGGGAAGTTGCAGCTTATATTTTGGATCATCCAGAGAGAGGACGCCGATCTTTGTTTGGTGATGAGAAAGGCTTTGCTGGGGTTCCACCTACAGTTATGATCAAGTGTTTTCATAAAGGGTTTAACCATCCAGAGGATGTGGCTGTCAAGATTGGCTCCTTGCAGATGTTCGTGGACAACAATGGAAGTTGTGAAGATATGGGTCATGGGGCTTTTCCAGTGAAGGAAGTTCATAAAATCGCTGTGTTGGATATAAGAATGGCAAATGCAGATAGGCATGCTGGGAATATATTGTTGAGCAAAGATGCAGAAGATGGACAGACTGTGCTGATTCCAATAGATCATGGATACTGCCTCCCTGAAAGT TTTGAGGATTGCACATTTGATTGGCTCTATTGGCCTCAAGCTCGTCATCCTTTTGACTCTAGTACTGTTGACTATATAAAATCATTGGATGCTGAAGAGGATATTGCTCTTCTCAAGTTCCATGGATGGGACATGCCAGTAGAATGTGCATACACACTTCGCATCTCCACCATGCTTCTGAAGAAGGGGGTGGAGATGGGGCTCACACCTTTTGCTATTGGAAGAATAATGTGCAGAGAGACCTTGAAGAAGGTATCTGTTATTGAGGAGATTGTCCATGAAGCACAGGATTCTGTTCTTCCTGGCACAGGCGAAGTTGCATTCCTTGAAACTGTATCGCACATCATGGATCGTCGCCTTGATGAGATTGCCAGATCTCTATCTTGA
- the LOC110670468 gene encoding uncharacterized protein LOC110670468 isoform X2, translating into MELPSPSVSNRNLFVPRFSFFTRKFSFKTCNTKTPSKFHKNLSTPFHLSFSTTRIVHVSARFGRPTNRRNSLRKKLVDYQQDSLKEIDSSDGVGLVESECEKTWETQSKELGESVLSTKLDKWVLQYNKDTAYWGIGSGPIFTVFHDLKGNIKRVLVHEDEILKRSQVEKRELGDLTKLNSKISYAKDLARQMEEGGNVIPRNSSVAKFVVSREESGFVNAIRDVIPQPEFVPVLSGLAKLTFCFFVAIWALKKLFTSGNKEEQLTELEKEMMRRKIKSRQEKEIRNKGRVEVVQEPSELPMLSTEKPKLDKQELIRNILDAKASKDKLVLVDSSGSQTTSGMDFDEKIQEIRAMARKAREIQSRGKPLVNEDREEKQFVNDESSGRMEMFEEYTEGVSFLTDIQNGDSDQRRDMDDMRVELSLEGSEDDDTRHLNKVSSEKNRVMHSSSTSGVEVLKDRQTMARGEVTHSSDTIDDEWCLPKAKPRIILSVKEAREFLAKKDNKCAQEPKVNTVQEETSMLSPSSDKISGGKTSQRVETGRPLFEPVNSGKMSGPLTAVNFLKDSIPEGKEIVSNQKDDSNDSEEEHGLHNLQNSQTLLNKDINDSMERRQPVQTQNWMEKNFVEVEPIIKKIGDGFRDNYKIARENVNQHAGIDVTHLNYSEDDSELEWMKDDDLREIVFRVRENELAGRDPFHLMDAEDKLKFFKGLEKKVEKENEKLFQVHEYLHSNIENLDYGADGISLYDTPEKFIPRWKGAPLEKNPEFLNNFLEQRNAFFARNAGTLYLVKEDERNLIQKSTESLADENTATSLSENALEKNLRSKNSKDSKTVIEGSDGSVRPGKKSGKEYWQHTKKWSRGFLESYNSETDPEMKSVMKDIGKDLDRWITEEEIQEAADLMKKLPERNKKFMEKKINKLKREMELFGPQAVVSKYSEYAEEKEEDYLWWLDLPHVLCIELYTTQNGKQEIGFYSMEMAADLELEPKPCHVIAFEDAGDCKNLCCIIQTHMDMLGNGHAFVVPRPPKDAFREAKASGFGVTIIRKRELKLNVDQTLEDVEEQITEIGSKMYHDKLMRERSVDISALMKGVFGVDGQSANAKRKKPKRKLKKPSKE; encoded by the exons ATGGAGCTTCCCAGTCCTTCAGTTTCAAACAGAAATCTGTTTGTTCCACGCTTTTCCTTCTTCACTCGCAAATTTTCCTTTAAAACTTGCAACACCAAAACCCCCTCCAAATTCCACAAAAACCTTTCTACTCCATTCCATTTATCATTCTCAACCACCAGAATTGTGCATGTTTCGGCCCGTTTTGGACGACCTACGAATCGCAGGAATTCCCTAAGGAAAAAGCTCGTTGATTATCAACAG GATAGTCTGAAGGAGATTGATTCTAGTGATGGTGTTGGTTTAGTTGAATCCGAATGTGAAAAAACTTGGGAAACACAATCGAAAGAACTGGGTGAATCAGTTTTGTCGACTAAGCTCGATAAGTGGGTGCTTCAGTATAATAAAGATACTGCATATTGGGGTATTGGGTCTGGTCCCATTTTTACTGTTTTTCATGATTTAAAAGGAAATATCAAGCGGGTTTTAGTTCATGAAGATGAGATCTTAAAGAGAAGCCAAGTTGAGAAGCGAGAATTGGGGGATTTAACAAaattaaattctaaaatttcgTATGCAAAGGATTTGGCCAGACAGATGGAGGAAGGGGGAAATGTTATTCCTAGAAATAGTTCAGTTGCAAAATTTGTTGTTTCCAGGGAAGAGTCTGGTTTTGTAAACGCAATTCGTGATGTTATTCCGCAGCCCGAGTTTGTCCCAGTCCTCTCGGGGCTTGCGAAATTGACATTTTGTTTTTTTGTTGCAATTTGGGCACTGAAGAAGTTGTTCACTTCGGGAAATAAGGAGGAGCAGTTAACAGAATTGGAGAAGGAAATGATGAGGAGAAAGATAAAATCTAGACAGGAAAAAGAAATTCGCAACAAAGGTAGAGTTGAAGTTGTCCAAGAACCTTCTGAGCTACCAATGTTGTCAACTGAAAAACCTAAGCTGGACAAGCAAGAATTAATTAGAAATATACTTGATGCAAAGGCATCAAAGGATAAATTGGTGTTGGTAGATTCTTCTGGTTCCCAAACTACCAGTGGCatggattttgatgaaaaaaTTCAAGAAATTAGAGCAATGGCTAGGAAGGCTCGGGAGATTCAGAGCAGAGGAAAGCCATTGGTTAATGAGGATAGAGAAGAAAAACAGTTTGTGAATGATGAATCATCTGGTAGGATGGAGATGTTTGAAGAGTACACAGAAGGGGTGAGTTTTCTAACTGACATTCAAAATGGAGATTCTGATCAAAGGAGGGATATGGATGATATGAGAGTGGAGTTATCTTTAGAAGGGTCAGAGGATGATGATACCAGGCATCTAAATAAGGTGTCCTCTGAAAAGAATAGGGTCATGCATTCTTCTAGCACTTCAGGTGTAGAAGTTTTAAAAGACAGGCAAACAATGGCAAGAGGAGAAGTTACACATTCCTCTGATACTATTGATGATGAATGGTGCTTGCCAAAGGCAAAACCAAGGATTATACTTTCAGTCAAAGAAGCAAGGGAATTCCTTGCTAAGAAAGATAACAAATGTGCCCAGGAACCCAAAGTTAACACAGTGCAAGAAGAAACATCTATGTTAAGTCCATCTAGTGATAAAATATCTGGTGGTAAAACAAGCCAAAGAGTGGAAACAGGTAGACCGCTGTTTGAACCTGTCAATTCGGGCAAAATGTCAGGTCCTTTGACTGCTGTGAATTTTCTCAAAGATTCAATTCCAGAGGGGAAGGAAATTGTTTCAAACCAGAAAGATGATTCCaatgattctgaggaagaacATGGGTTGCATAATCTTCAAAATTCCCAAACACTCTTAAATAAAGACATTAATGACAGCATGGAGAGAAGACAGCCTGTACAGACACAAAACTGGATGGAGAAAAATTTTGTTGAAGTTGAACCCATAATTAAGAAGATTGGTGATGGATTTAGGGATAATTACAAAATTGCAAGAGAAAATGTAAATCAACATGCAGGTATTGATGTAACACATCTTAACTATAGTGAAGATGATAGTGAACTTGAGTGGATGAAAGATGATGATCTTAGAGAAATAGTTTTTCGAGTCCGAGAAAATGAGTTGGCAGGGAGGGATCCATTTCATTTGATGGATGCTGAAGATAAACTTAAATTCTTCAAAGGTCTTGAGAAGAAAGTTGAGAAAGAGAATGAAAAATTGTTTCAAGTTCATGAATATCTCCATTCAAATATTGAAAATCTTGATTATGGAGCAG ATGGTATCAGCTTGTATGATACTCCAGAAAAGTTTATACCTCGCTGGAAGGGGGCTCCATTAGAAAAGAATCCTGAGTTCCTCAACAACTTCCTAGAACAACGTAATGCATTTTTTGCTCGAAATGCTGGCACTTTGTACCTTGTGAAGGAGGATGAACGAAACTTGATTCAGAAATCAACTGAATCTCTAGCAGATGAGAATACTGCAACTTCCTTGTCAGAAAACGCTTTAGAGAAGAATTTACGCAGTAAGAATTCTAAAGATTCTAAGACAGTAATAGAAGGTAGTGATGGTTCTGTTAGACCTGGAAAAAAATCAGGCAAGGAATATTGGCAACACACAAAGAAATGGTCCCGTGGGTTTTTGGAATCTTACAATTCAGAGACAGACCCAGAAATGAAATCTGTCATGAAGGATATAGGAAAAGATTTGGATAGATGGATCACTGAAGAAGAAATACAGGAGGCAGCTGATCTGATGAAGAAACTTCCTGAGAGAAATAAGAAGTTCATGGAAAAGAAAATCAATAAGTTAAAAAGAGAAATGGAATTGTTCGGACCACAAGCTGTAGTGAGCAAATACAGTGAGTATGCAGAAGAGAAGGAAGAAGATTACTTGTGGTGGTTAGATCTTCCACATGTACTG TGCATTGAAttgtacacaactcagaatgggaAACAAGAGATAGGATTCTATTCGATGGAGATGGCTGCAGATCTTGAATTGGAACCAAAACCATGTCATGTGATTGCTTTTGAAGATGCTGGTGATTGCAAAAACCTATGTTGTATTATTCAAACTCACATGGATATGCTTGGAAATGGCCATGCCTTTGTTGTTCCAAGGCCTCCTAAG GATGCCTTTCGGGAAGCCAAAGCAAgtggttttggtgttactattatcAGGAAAAGAGAGCTAAAGCTGAATGTAGATCAAACCCTGGAAGACGTGGAGGAACAAATCACTGAGATTGGAAGCAAGATGTATCATGATAAGCTCATGCGGGAGCGTTCTGTTGATATAAGTGCACTGATGAAGGGTGTTTTTGGTGTCGATGGCCAAAGTGCTAATGCTAAAAG AAAAAAGCCAAAGCGGAAGCTGAAGAAGCCTAGCAAGGAATGA
- the LOC110670468 gene encoding uncharacterized protein LOC110670468 isoform X1, which yields MELPSPSVSNRNLFVPRFSFFTRKFSFKTCNTKTPSKFHKNLSTPFHLSFSTTRIVHVSARFGRPTNRRNSLRKKLVDYQQVRQKNPISLNPSSDCQNPNLHFDNIGNTQENLDQDSLKEIDSSDGVGLVESECEKTWETQSKELGESVLSTKLDKWVLQYNKDTAYWGIGSGPIFTVFHDLKGNIKRVLVHEDEILKRSQVEKRELGDLTKLNSKISYAKDLARQMEEGGNVIPRNSSVAKFVVSREESGFVNAIRDVIPQPEFVPVLSGLAKLTFCFFVAIWALKKLFTSGNKEEQLTELEKEMMRRKIKSRQEKEIRNKGRVEVVQEPSELPMLSTEKPKLDKQELIRNILDAKASKDKLVLVDSSGSQTTSGMDFDEKIQEIRAMARKAREIQSRGKPLVNEDREEKQFVNDESSGRMEMFEEYTEGVSFLTDIQNGDSDQRRDMDDMRVELSLEGSEDDDTRHLNKVSSEKNRVMHSSSTSGVEVLKDRQTMARGEVTHSSDTIDDEWCLPKAKPRIILSVKEAREFLAKKDNKCAQEPKVNTVQEETSMLSPSSDKISGGKTSQRVETGRPLFEPVNSGKMSGPLTAVNFLKDSIPEGKEIVSNQKDDSNDSEEEHGLHNLQNSQTLLNKDINDSMERRQPVQTQNWMEKNFVEVEPIIKKIGDGFRDNYKIARENVNQHAGIDVTHLNYSEDDSELEWMKDDDLREIVFRVRENELAGRDPFHLMDAEDKLKFFKGLEKKVEKENEKLFQVHEYLHSNIENLDYGADGISLYDTPEKFIPRWKGAPLEKNPEFLNNFLEQRNAFFARNAGTLYLVKEDERNLIQKSTESLADENTATSLSENALEKNLRSKNSKDSKTVIEGSDGSVRPGKKSGKEYWQHTKKWSRGFLESYNSETDPEMKSVMKDIGKDLDRWITEEEIQEAADLMKKLPERNKKFMEKKINKLKREMELFGPQAVVSKYSEYAEEKEEDYLWWLDLPHVLCIELYTTQNGKQEIGFYSMEMAADLELEPKPCHVIAFEDAGDCKNLCCIIQTHMDMLGNGHAFVVPRPPKDAFREAKASGFGVTIIRKRELKLNVDQTLEDVEEQITEIGSKMYHDKLMRERSVDISALMKGVFGVDGQSANAKRKKPKRKLKKPSKE from the exons ATGGAGCTTCCCAGTCCTTCAGTTTCAAACAGAAATCTGTTTGTTCCACGCTTTTCCTTCTTCACTCGCAAATTTTCCTTTAAAACTTGCAACACCAAAACCCCCTCCAAATTCCACAAAAACCTTTCTACTCCATTCCATTTATCATTCTCAACCACCAGAATTGTGCATGTTTCGGCCCGTTTTGGACGACCTACGAATCGCAGGAATTCCCTAAGGAAAAAGCTCGTTGATTATCAACAGGTGCGTCAAAAGAATCCTATTTCTCTAAATCCAAGTTCTGATTGTCAAAACCCGAATCTCCATTTTGATAATATTGGTAATACTCAAGAGAATTTGGATCAGGATAGTCTGAAGGAGATTGATTCTAGTGATGGTGTTGGTTTAGTTGAATCCGAATGTGAAAAAACTTGGGAAACACAATCGAAAGAACTGGGTGAATCAGTTTTGTCGACTAAGCTCGATAAGTGGGTGCTTCAGTATAATAAAGATACTGCATATTGGGGTATTGGGTCTGGTCCCATTTTTACTGTTTTTCATGATTTAAAAGGAAATATCAAGCGGGTTTTAGTTCATGAAGATGAGATCTTAAAGAGAAGCCAAGTTGAGAAGCGAGAATTGGGGGATTTAACAAaattaaattctaaaatttcgTATGCAAAGGATTTGGCCAGACAGATGGAGGAAGGGGGAAATGTTATTCCTAGAAATAGTTCAGTTGCAAAATTTGTTGTTTCCAGGGAAGAGTCTGGTTTTGTAAACGCAATTCGTGATGTTATTCCGCAGCCCGAGTTTGTCCCAGTCCTCTCGGGGCTTGCGAAATTGACATTTTGTTTTTTTGTTGCAATTTGGGCACTGAAGAAGTTGTTCACTTCGGGAAATAAGGAGGAGCAGTTAACAGAATTGGAGAAGGAAATGATGAGGAGAAAGATAAAATCTAGACAGGAAAAAGAAATTCGCAACAAAGGTAGAGTTGAAGTTGTCCAAGAACCTTCTGAGCTACCAATGTTGTCAACTGAAAAACCTAAGCTGGACAAGCAAGAATTAATTAGAAATATACTTGATGCAAAGGCATCAAAGGATAAATTGGTGTTGGTAGATTCTTCTGGTTCCCAAACTACCAGTGGCatggattttgatgaaaaaaTTCAAGAAATTAGAGCAATGGCTAGGAAGGCTCGGGAGATTCAGAGCAGAGGAAAGCCATTGGTTAATGAGGATAGAGAAGAAAAACAGTTTGTGAATGATGAATCATCTGGTAGGATGGAGATGTTTGAAGAGTACACAGAAGGGGTGAGTTTTCTAACTGACATTCAAAATGGAGATTCTGATCAAAGGAGGGATATGGATGATATGAGAGTGGAGTTATCTTTAGAAGGGTCAGAGGATGATGATACCAGGCATCTAAATAAGGTGTCCTCTGAAAAGAATAGGGTCATGCATTCTTCTAGCACTTCAGGTGTAGAAGTTTTAAAAGACAGGCAAACAATGGCAAGAGGAGAAGTTACACATTCCTCTGATACTATTGATGATGAATGGTGCTTGCCAAAGGCAAAACCAAGGATTATACTTTCAGTCAAAGAAGCAAGGGAATTCCTTGCTAAGAAAGATAACAAATGTGCCCAGGAACCCAAAGTTAACACAGTGCAAGAAGAAACATCTATGTTAAGTCCATCTAGTGATAAAATATCTGGTGGTAAAACAAGCCAAAGAGTGGAAACAGGTAGACCGCTGTTTGAACCTGTCAATTCGGGCAAAATGTCAGGTCCTTTGACTGCTGTGAATTTTCTCAAAGATTCAATTCCAGAGGGGAAGGAAATTGTTTCAAACCAGAAAGATGATTCCaatgattctgaggaagaacATGGGTTGCATAATCTTCAAAATTCCCAAACACTCTTAAATAAAGACATTAATGACAGCATGGAGAGAAGACAGCCTGTACAGACACAAAACTGGATGGAGAAAAATTTTGTTGAAGTTGAACCCATAATTAAGAAGATTGGTGATGGATTTAGGGATAATTACAAAATTGCAAGAGAAAATGTAAATCAACATGCAGGTATTGATGTAACACATCTTAACTATAGTGAAGATGATAGTGAACTTGAGTGGATGAAAGATGATGATCTTAGAGAAATAGTTTTTCGAGTCCGAGAAAATGAGTTGGCAGGGAGGGATCCATTTCATTTGATGGATGCTGAAGATAAACTTAAATTCTTCAAAGGTCTTGAGAAGAAAGTTGAGAAAGAGAATGAAAAATTGTTTCAAGTTCATGAATATCTCCATTCAAATATTGAAAATCTTGATTATGGAGCAG ATGGTATCAGCTTGTATGATACTCCAGAAAAGTTTATACCTCGCTGGAAGGGGGCTCCATTAGAAAAGAATCCTGAGTTCCTCAACAACTTCCTAGAACAACGTAATGCATTTTTTGCTCGAAATGCTGGCACTTTGTACCTTGTGAAGGAGGATGAACGAAACTTGATTCAGAAATCAACTGAATCTCTAGCAGATGAGAATACTGCAACTTCCTTGTCAGAAAACGCTTTAGAGAAGAATTTACGCAGTAAGAATTCTAAAGATTCTAAGACAGTAATAGAAGGTAGTGATGGTTCTGTTAGACCTGGAAAAAAATCAGGCAAGGAATATTGGCAACACACAAAGAAATGGTCCCGTGGGTTTTTGGAATCTTACAATTCAGAGACAGACCCAGAAATGAAATCTGTCATGAAGGATATAGGAAAAGATTTGGATAGATGGATCACTGAAGAAGAAATACAGGAGGCAGCTGATCTGATGAAGAAACTTCCTGAGAGAAATAAGAAGTTCATGGAAAAGAAAATCAATAAGTTAAAAAGAGAAATGGAATTGTTCGGACCACAAGCTGTAGTGAGCAAATACAGTGAGTATGCAGAAGAGAAGGAAGAAGATTACTTGTGGTGGTTAGATCTTCCACATGTACTG TGCATTGAAttgtacacaactcagaatgggaAACAAGAGATAGGATTCTATTCGATGGAGATGGCTGCAGATCTTGAATTGGAACCAAAACCATGTCATGTGATTGCTTTTGAAGATGCTGGTGATTGCAAAAACCTATGTTGTATTATTCAAACTCACATGGATATGCTTGGAAATGGCCATGCCTTTGTTGTTCCAAGGCCTCCTAAG GATGCCTTTCGGGAAGCCAAAGCAAgtggttttggtgttactattatcAGGAAAAGAGAGCTAAAGCTGAATGTAGATCAAACCCTGGAAGACGTGGAGGAACAAATCACTGAGATTGGAAGCAAGATGTATCATGATAAGCTCATGCGGGAGCGTTCTGTTGATATAAGTGCACTGATGAAGGGTGTTTTTGGTGTCGATGGCCAAAGTGCTAATGCTAAAAG AAAAAAGCCAAAGCGGAAGCTGAAGAAGCCTAGCAAGGAATGA
- the LOC110670446 gene encoding E3 ubiquitin-protein ligase SINAT3 isoform X3, with product MCHNGHTLCSTCKTRVHNRCPTCRQELGDIRCLALEKVAESLELPCKYMSLGCPEIFPYYSKLKHEALCNFRPYNCPYAGSECAVVGDIPFLVAHLRDDHKVDMHSGCTFNHRYVKSNPREVENATWMLTVFHCFGQYFCLHFEAFQLGMAPVYMAFLRFMGDETEARNYSYSLEVGGNGRKLIWEGTPRSIRDSHRKVRDSHDGLIIQRNMALFFSGGDRKELKLRVTGRIWKEQQNPEGGACIPNLCS from the exons tgcCACAATGGGCATACTCTTTGTTCAACTTGTAAAACAAGGGTGCACAACCGGTGCCCCACTTGTAGACAAGAGCTTGGTGATATTAGATGCCTTGCATTGGAGAAAGTAGCGGAATCGCTTGAACTGCCTTGCAAATACATGTCACTTGGATGCCCAGAGATTTTTCCTTACTACAGTAAACTCAAACATGAAGCTTTATGTAACTTCAGGCCATACAACTGCCCATACGCTGGTTCTGAGTGTGCTGTTGTTGGGGATATTCCGTTCCTTGTTGCTCATCTGAGGGATGATCACAAAGTAGACATGCATTCTGGATGCACTTTCAACCATCGCTATGTCAAGTCTAATCCCAGGGAAGTAGAAAATGCAACATGGATGTTAACT GTTTTCCACTGTTTTGGCCAGTACTTTTGTCTGCATTTTGAAGCTTTCCAGCTTGGGATGGCACCTGTTTATATGGCATTCCTTCGTTTTATGGGTGATGAGACAGAAGCCCGTAACTACAGCTATAGCTTGGAGGTTGGGGGAAATGGCCGAAAACTCATTTGGGAAGGCACCCCGCGGAGCATTAGAGATAGCCACAGGAAGGTCAGAGATAGCCATGATGGCCTCATTATACAGAGGAATATGGCTCTTTTCTTCTCTGGAGGGGATAGGAAAGAGTTAAAGCTTAGGGTGACAGGGCGAATATGGAAAGAACAGCAGAACCCAGAAGGTGGGGCATGCATACCCAATCTCTGCAGTTAA
- the LOC131183460 gene encoding uncharacterized protein LOC131183460 gives MAERWHNSSSHSNLKMSPFQALYGYAPPQFFSDNLAEISVRKVEDWVLQKQRIMEFLRQVSVRARKHAKPSAKFFGTYKIVQKVGAVAYQFQLPADVLIHNVFHVSLLKHKLGVDRVVQSALPSLDSQGQFSVKPLAVLDTRSLIKDGRAAQQVPIQWNLLSVQDATCEDKDFILHQFQDFILEDKNVLAREDNVRIGVAK, from the exons ATGGCTGAGCGGTGGCATAATTCTTCCTCTCACAGCAATTTAAAAATGTCCCCATTTCAAGCTCTATATGGCTATGCTCCTCCACAATTCTTTTCTGATAATTTAGCTGAGATTTCAGTGAGGAAGGTTGAGGATTGGGTGTTACAAAAGCAGAGAATAATGGAATTCTTGAG ACAAGTTTCTGTGAGAGCAAGGAAGCATGCTAAGCCGTCTGCTAAATTTTTTGGGACTTATAAGATTGTGCAAAAGGTGGGAGCAGTGGCCTATCAATTTCAATTACCTGCTGATGTACTtattcacaatgtgttccatgtgtctttGTTAAAACACAAATTAGGGGTTGATAGAGTTGTTCAATCTGCATTACCTTCCTTGGATTCACAAGGCCAATTTTCGGTCAAACCTTTGGCCGTGTTGGATACAAGATCCTTAATTAAGGATGGAAGAGCAGCACAACAGGTTCCTATTCAATGGAATTTATTAAGTGTTCAAGATGCTACTTGCGAGGATAAGGATTTCATATTGCACCAATTTCAAGATTTCATTCTTGAGGACAAGAATGTGCTTGCAAGGGAGGATAATGTTAGGATTGGTGTTGCTAAGTGA
- the LOC110670440 gene encoding uncharacterized protein LOC110670440, translating into MDSLILKPSFNYFKPSFNYFFLNPPNPGAKSFYPKHLSFFKLTYFTKFKNSPICLSCRTPSNRQNPNSDCNSSVCSFNPLWVFVPIFQRVKGVASSQTKKWVSRLRAYSEESKKAMNCYSGNYLQNGAFGVALLSITSNAKVRISPFVATLAANPTFISGLLAWFVAQSIKVILNFFVERKWDLRILFASGGMPSSHSALCTALTTSVALCHGVADSLFPVCLGFSLIVMYDAIGVRRHAGMQAEVLNLIVEDLFQGHPISERKLKELLGHTPLQVFAGAVLGILVACYFCQGGLVVT; encoded by the exons ATGGACTCTTTAATCCTTAAACCCAGTTTTAACTATTTTAAACCCAGTTTTAACTATTTCTTTTTGAATCCTCCAAATCCTGGCGCTAAATCTTTCTATCCTAAACACTTGTCATTCTTCAAGTTGACTTATtttaccaaatttaaaaattctccTATTTGTTTGTCCTGTAGAACTCCTTCAAATCGGCAAAACCCCAATTCAGACTGTAATAGTAGCGTCTGTTCTTTTAACCCTTTATGGGTTTTCGTCCCAATCTTTCAACGCGTCAAGGGCGTAGCTTCTTCTCAAACCAAGAAATGGGTTTCTCGCCTACGAGCTTATAGCGAGGAATCGAAGAAAGCAATGAACTGTTACAGTGGCAATTACTTGCAAAACGGAGCTTTTGGAGTGGCTTTATTAAGCATTACATCGAACGCTAAGGTTCGAATTAGTCCTTTTGTAGCGACATTGGCAGCAAACCCAACTTTTATATCGGGTTTGCTCGCATGGTTTGTGGCCCAATCAATAAAGGTGATTTTGAATTTCTTTGTGGAGAGGAAATGGGATTTAAGAATACTGTTTGCTTCTGGAGGGATGCCATCTTCACACTCTGCTTTATGCACTGCTTTGACAACATCAGTGGCGCTTTGTCACGGGGTGGCTGATTCGTTATTTCCAGTTTGTTTGGGGTTTAGCCTTATAGTTATGTATGATGCAATCGGTGTTAGGCGTCACGCTGGAATGCAAGCTGAG GTTCTTAATCTTATCGTTGAGGACCTGTTTCAAGGGCATCCTATCAGTGAGAGAAAACTCAAGGAACTTCTTGGGCATACTCCGCTACAAGTCTTTGCTGGAGCTGTGCTTGGCATTCTGGTTGCTTGTTATTTTTGTCAGGGTGGCTTAGTTGTAACTTAG